CCTGACGATCGATGAGGCGGCCGTCGAAATCGGCGAGCTGCAATACGACGCTGTCGCGCGAAATCTTGGCGGCCAGCACGTAGCCCGCCGTCGGATCGAGGCGCAACATGACGCGAGGACGACCGCGCCGCACCGGTTCGGCCTGGGCCTCGCCGCTGTCCACCTCGTCATCGCTGGCCTCGACCAGTCCCTCGGCGATCAGATCGGCGGTGATGGCGGTGATGGTGGCCGGTGACAGATGCGTTTCGGCGCCGAGATCGACGCGGGCGATCGGCTCGCGTCGACGCAGCGCCGACAGCACCAGGGATCGGTTTTGCCGCCGAACATGATCGCTGTCGGCCTTGCCGACGGAAGCGCGCCGCGATCCATCTCCACGCACGGTCATAATAACGCCTGTCCTCCGCCATCGGCAGGGGACATCCCTGGCCTCGGCGCCCATTCTCTATTTCATCGAAGCCTTTCCCAGCCTGACAGATCAGACGGGATGCTCTGGGGCCGAAACCTTTTCGGATTCCTCCGCCCCCTCCCCTTACCGCACGACCCCGGGTGGAAACCACCCCGAAGTCCGGTCCGCTTCCCCCAAAGCGGCCGGCCAGATCGGCACGGGATATTGACATTGCCCATGGCCCCGGTCCACGCTTTTTTTGGGCTTCAAAGATAATCAATGGGTCAACTGGGCCAAGCGGCCCGCTTCACAATCCCCAACCCGACGCGTATTGTCCGCGCGCCCATGGGAACGACATTCGGGGGGACGTCTTCGGCATGTGGAGGGTGCTTCCGACAATCGTCTTCGGCCTGTTCTGCCAGGCGGCAACCGCGGCGCCGGTGATCGGCGTGAGCTGGCCGGGCGATACCACGCACCAGTGGAAAGTGGATTCCGAGGCAATCCGCGACGCGATATCCGCCGGCGCCGGCGCGGTGATCGAAACCGATGCGCGCCTGTCGGCGGGCAAGCAGATCCTCGACGTCAAAAGCCTGATCGATGCCAAGGTCGACGTGCTGATCGTCGCCGCGGTCGATGCCCGCGCCCTGGAAATGCCGATCAAGGCGGCGGTCGCGGCCGGCATCCCGGTCATCGGCTATGACCGGCCCATCAGCCTCGACGGCGTGCTTTCGATCGGCTTCAATCAGGCCGATGTGGGACGCCTGCAGTCGCTGGCCCTGTACGCGGCGCGGCCGCGCGGCGACTGGGTGCTGCTCAAGGGCGATTTCGACGACCCGCAAACCGCCCGCCTTTACGCCGGACAGATCGGCGTGCTCAGGGATTCGATCAGTGCCGGTCTGATCCGGATCGCCGGCGAGGCCTACACGCCCGGCGGATTGTCGCTGAATGCCCGCCGCGCCTTCGGCAACATTCTCGATTCCACCCGCAACGCCGTCGATGCCGTGCTGACGCCAGACGATGCCAGCGCCGGAGAGGCGATCTCGGTTCTCGAAGAACGGGGCCTCATCGACAAGGTCGCCGTCGTCGGTCAGGGGGGAGATCCGGAAACGCTGAACCGCATCGCGCGCGGCCAGCAAACCGCCACCATATGGGAGGACCATGAGGCGTTGGCCCGCAAGACAGCGGACGTGGCGCTGCAACTGGCCGCCGGCCGAACGCCGCACGAACTCGGGGTCACAAGACAGCTCGACGACGGACAGGGGACGACCTACGAGCTGCATCTGCAGCCCTTCACCATCACCGTCGATGCGCTCGGCCTCGCGCTGACGGCGGGCTGGATCGATGCCGAGCGCCTCTGTCGTCACGTACCGGCCGGCCGCGTCGTCGATTGTCCCTGACAGATAGAAACAGGTTCAGGCAAACAGCTCCGGACGGCGCCGACGCAGCGCCTCGACCAGAAGACGCGTCTTGAGATCGAGCGCCTCGCCGGTGTCGGCAATCTCGGCCAGTTCCGCCAAGGGCAGCTCGACCACTTCGATCTCCTCGCTTTCCTCCGCGAGGCCACCGCCCTTGCCGCGCTGTGCCGATGCGTCGATCTCGCCGAGATAGAGCCAGACCCGTTCGGTAAGCGATCCCGGAGAAGAATAGGGCCGGCCGAGATACTCCAACTTGCCGACCACGCATCCCGCCTCTTCCCAGGCTTCGCGGCGCACCGCCGTTTCGCCGTCTTCACCGTCGTCGACGATGCCGGCGATCGCCTCGAGCGTTACACCCTTGCCGTCGGCCAAAAGCGCGGCGGCACGCACTTGCCGGACCAGAATGGCCGTCCGGTGAACCGAATCGTAGACAAGAACCGCCGCGCCATCGCCGTGGTCGTGCACCTCGCGCCGCACGAGCCGGGGCTCGCCATGCACCGTTGTTTCGAGAACCGCGACTTCCAGCGTCAGCCAGCCATCGTAGACGGTACGACGCTCCTTGACCGACACGGGAGGCAAGCGGTTCTCGGTCAATCGGTCCGCCATACTGGTGTCTCCCTGTCGTCAGCGATCCGCTCCTTGATAGCCGCCCGCCACCGGGCTCGCCAGCATCCAAGGCCGGCCGGCGCAACCATGCACCACCGGTGGACCATCGCTGTCGCGCGCGAGCAACAGTCGGCTCTCCGGCACCGCTTTGCGAGCGTTGCACTGTCTACGCTTGACCGGCGGCCCTCGCCTCGGCCAAATGCGGCAACCGTCGTTTGGGAGCCCCCACCATGATCGATCCGTCCTGTCTCGCCGTCATCCTCGCGGCCGGAGAAGGCACGCGCATGAAATCCGACCTGCCGAAAGTGCTGCACGCAGTGGGCGGCAGGCCGCTCATCGACGCAGTCCTGGAGAGCGCCCGAGCCGGTGGCGCGAACCGCGTCGCCGTGGTGATCGGCGCCGGCGCCGACAAGGTGCGCGCCTATCTCGGGAACGCGGCTCCCGACGCGCAGGTGTTCGAGCAGCGGGAGCGTCTCGGCACGGCGCATGCGACGCTGGCGGCGCGCGAGGCGCTCGCCGACCACCGAGGACCCGTGCTCGTCCTGTTCGGCGACACGCCGCTCGTCCGCCCGGCAACCATTTCCGCCCTGACGGACCGCCTGTCGACCGGCGCCGACATCGCCCTTCTCGGCTTCAAGACCGAGGTGCCGACCGGCTATGGCCGGCTGATCGTCCGTGACGGGCGGCTCGTCGCCATCGTCGAGGAGAAGGACGCCGACGCGGCAACCAAGGAGATTCGTCTCTGCAATTCGGGAATCATGGCCTTCAGGCCGGGCCTGTTGCCGGAGCTGCTCGAAGCGATTGGCAACGCCAATGCCAAGGGCGAGTACTACCTGACCGACGCCATAGCGGTAGCCGCGGCTCGCGGTCTCAGGGCCGAGGCGGTCATCGGGGATGACGAGAGCGAGTTCGTGGGAATCAACGACCGCGCGCAGCTCGCGGCGGCCGAAGGCATCTTCCAGCACCGGATGCGCGCCGAGGCGATGGCTGCCGGCGTGACGCTCGCAGCGCCCGAGACGGTCTTCTTCTCCTTCGACACCAAGCTGGATCGAGACGTGGTGGTGGAGCCCAACGTGGTGTTCGCCCCCGGCGTCAGCGTGGCGTCCGGCGCGACAATCCGCGCCTTCAGCCATCTCGAAGGCGCAAAGGTCGCCGGCGGGGCGATCGTCGGCCCCTATGCCCGACTGCGGCCGGGCGCCGACCTTGCCGAGAACGTTCACGTCGGCAACTTCGTGGAGATCAAGAACGCCCGCGTCGACCGGGGAGCCAAGGTCAACCATCTCACCTATATCGGCGACGCCTCGATCGGCGCCCGCACCAACGTCGGCGCCGGCACCATCACCTGCAACTATGACGGCTTCTTCAAGCACAAGACGGTCATCGGCGCCGATGTCTTCGTCGGCTCCAACACCGTCATGGTGGCGCCGGTCACGGTCGGCGACAACGCGCTGACGGCGGCCGGCTCGGTGATCACCTCCGACGTGCCCGGCGACGCCATGGCGTTCGGGCGTGCCCGCCAGGAGGTGAAGGAGGGAATGGGAGCGGCAAAGAAGGCCATGCTGGCCGCCAAGAAGGCGGCAGCGAAGTCCGGCGGCTGACCGGCGGTCCTTTTCGCGCCGTTTCGGTGCTTGAAGACGGCCGGGAGCGTCATCGGGTGCTCTCGGCGTGACGGACTCATTCCCTTTTGTCCCAATTGCGGTGTCCGGCAAGGCGGTCGCGTACACGCTACGCGCGCCTTCTATCGGTCATGAAGAACAATTTTCAGTAGAACGTTTCGACAGGACACCGTCTCCATAGCGGAGCGGGACAAGGGCCCGATCGACCCGCGATCAAGCCCGACAAGCGCAAATCCCGGCCCAGCCCTGCTACCTTCGAACGCCCGCCAACGTTTCCGGAGCGAGGACTTGACCGAAACGTTCATCAAAACATGGACGATCCTGCGCACTTCAGTCTGACGACTGCAATTCTTCGAGCCAACCTTCCCGGAAAAAACTCCATCCGAAGGGTGGCTGGGGACACCTCTTGGAAGCCCCGTCAACACCTTTAAGTTTTAATCAATCTACAAATCTCCTCCATAGATTGATGAATTGTATTTTACCTATAAAAATTTTGTTCGATATTCGAATTTATAATTGAAACTACCCGCAAAACCGCTCAAGATTCTCCTAAAGTGGAATTTTCTCTTTTAGTTACGGTAGTTTGTGAGAGCACCGTATTCCCCGTCCTGGAAAATGCAAGGGATTGCACGGATAAAAGCAGGCTTGCAGAGCCGTAGGCGCTTGGCTAAACTATTACATAAAGTCGATCCGGCGCCTGGGAAGAGGACCGGAGTTCTCGGCTGATTTGGGGGAAAAATCAGGTATGACAGGGAGTTGCGAGCGTGATGCCTGCGGCGGTGCGCGGCCTCGGCGCAATACCGTACGGTTGTTTACGGCGCATCGTCCCAACAGGCAGCAGTCGACCTCGATCTGGCAAGGCATTTCGTCCACGGACAAAGATGTCATCCCCAATGTCCCGAAGGTGAGGGTGGCGGGAGGATTATCCTCTTTGCTCCGTAGCGAAGGGGCCGGCGGTGTCGGCCGAGTTGAGATCACCCGGACCCCGATGGCCGACGTCGCGTTAGTCGATGGTCGGTACCGGCGAGGTCTGGACAGCGGCCTGGTTTCGGTGAAACTGCCGCTGGGAGTGCAGGATGCGTGCGCCGTCCCCGTGGCGGGTTTGGCACACGTCCGGACGAGTTCCGGAACAGGGGATTCGCTGCCCCCGGGGCAGCTTCGCGACGGCGGCCGAACGGCCGTCCTTCGCGTCAAGGAGGTCCTTCCGCCCGTTCGGCACCAGCCGGTTCGGATGGAAGGTATGGATCCGGTGGCGCCCGTTACCGGACCCGAAATGGGAATAAGGCGGGGATGTCCTGCTTTATGAGGACGTCAGGAGCGGAAAGCGCCTGACGAAATTGGTCACCAACTCACACGGAGTTCCCGAAGAGGCGTGGCAGGTCGCCAACCCTCGCGGGATTGAAGGGGGAGAGAATGAAGCTTACCAAGATTCTGGCTGCCACGCTCGTGATCGGCGTTTCCGCCATGGCCACCGCGTCCTACGCCGCCGAGAAGGGCAAGGTTGGCATTGCCATGCCGACGCAGTCCTCGTCGCGCTGGATTTCCGACGGCCATAGCATGGTCGAGCAGTTCAAGGCTGCCGGCTTCGAGACCGACCTTCAGTACGCTGAAGACGACATCCCGAACCAGCTGAACCAGATCGAGAACATGGTGACCAAGGGCGTCAACGTCCTCGTTGTCGCCTCGATCGACGGCACGACGCTCACCGACATTCTCGCCAAGGCCCACGAGGCCGGCGTCAAGGTGTTCGCCTACGACCGCCTGATCCGCAACTCGCCGAACGTCGACTATTACTCGACCTTCGACAACTTCCAGGTCGGCGTGCTTCAGGCCTCGTCGCTTGAGACCCCGCTCGGCCTCAAGGACGGCAAGGGCCCGTTCAACGTCGAACTGTTCGCCGGCTCGCCCGACGACAACAACGCCACCTTCTTCTTCAATGGCGCCATGAGCGTCCTGAAGCCCTACATCGACAGCGGCAAGGTCGTCGTTCAGTCGGGCCAGACGGAGTTCGCCCAGGTCGCCACGATGCGTTGGGATGGCGCCACCGCCCAGGCTCGCATGGACAACATCCTGTCGGCCAACTACACCGACAAGCATGTCGACGCCGTGCTGTCGCCCTATGACGGCATCTCGATCGGTATCATCTCGTCGCTGAAGGGCGTCGGTTATGGCACCGAAGGCACGCCGATGCCGTACGTCTCCGGCCAGGACGCCGAGCTGCCGTCCGTCAAGGCGATCATCGCCGGCGAGCAGTATTCGACGATCTTCAAGGACACCCGCGAGCTCGCCAAGCAGACCGTGAAGATGGTCTCGCAGGCTCTTGAGGGCAAGGAAGTCGAAGTCAACGACACC
Above is a window of Pleomorphomonas sp. T1.2MG-36 DNA encoding:
- the glmU gene encoding bifunctional UDP-N-acetylglucosamine diphosphorylase/glucosamine-1-phosphate N-acetyltransferase GlmU; translation: MIDPSCLAVILAAGEGTRMKSDLPKVLHAVGGRPLIDAVLESARAGGANRVAVVIGAGADKVRAYLGNAAPDAQVFEQRERLGTAHATLAAREALADHRGPVLVLFGDTPLVRPATISALTDRLSTGADIALLGFKTEVPTGYGRLIVRDGRLVAIVEEKDADAATKEIRLCNSGIMAFRPGLLPELLEAIGNANAKGEYYLTDAIAVAAARGLRAEAVIGDDESEFVGINDRAQLAAAEGIFQHRMRAEAMAAGVTLAAPETVFFSFDTKLDRDVVVEPNVVFAPGVSVASGATIRAFSHLEGAKVAGGAIVGPYARLRPGADLAENVHVGNFVEIKNARVDRGAKVNHLTYIGDASIGARTNVGAGTITCNYDGFFKHKTVIGADVFVGSNTVMVAPVTVGDNALTAAGSVITSDVPGDAMAFGRARQEVKEGMGAAKKAMLAAKKAAAKSGG
- the chvE gene encoding multiple monosaccharide ABC transporter substrate-binding protein — translated: MKLTKILAATLVIGVSAMATASYAAEKGKVGIAMPTQSSSRWISDGHSMVEQFKAAGFETDLQYAEDDIPNQLNQIENMVTKGVNVLVVASIDGTTLTDILAKAHEAGVKVFAYDRLIRNSPNVDYYSTFDNFQVGVLQASSLETPLGLKDGKGPFNVELFAGSPDDNNATFFFNGAMSVLKPYIDSGKVVVQSGQTEFAQVATMRWDGATAQARMDNILSANYTDKHVDAVLSPYDGISIGIISSLKGVGYGTEGTPMPYVSGQDAELPSVKAIIAGEQYSTIFKDTRELAKQTVKMVSQALEGKEVEVNDTKTYDNGVKVVPSFLLKPVLVTKDNYKEIVIDSGYYKESDL
- a CDS encoding substrate-binding domain-containing protein; the protein is MWRVLPTIVFGLFCQAATAAPVIGVSWPGDTTHQWKVDSEAIRDAISAGAGAVIETDARLSAGKQILDVKSLIDAKVDVLIVAAVDARALEMPIKAAVAAGIPVIGYDRPISLDGVLSIGFNQADVGRLQSLALYAARPRGDWVLLKGDFDDPQTARLYAGQIGVLRDSISAGLIRIAGEAYTPGGLSLNARRAFGNILDSTRNAVDAVLTPDDASAGEAISVLEERGLIDKVAVVGQGGDPETLNRIARGQQTATIWEDHEALARKTADVALQLAAGRTPHELGVTRQLDDGQGTTYELHLQPFTITVDALGLALTAGWIDAERLCRHVPAGRVVDCP
- a CDS encoding NUDIX domain-containing protein, with the translated sequence MADRLTENRLPPVSVKERRTVYDGWLTLEVAVLETTVHGEPRLVRREVHDHGDGAAVLVYDSVHRTAILVRQVRAAALLADGKGVTLEAIAGIVDDGEDGETAVRREAWEEAGCVVGKLEYLGRPYSSPGSLTERVWLYLGEIDASAQRGKGGGLAEESEEIEVVELPLAELAEIADTGEALDLKTRLLVEALRRRRPELFA